A stretch of DNA from Pagrus major chromosome 22, Pma_NU_1.0:
CGACCCCAAGTCTTGTGAGTGTAATTATTTATTAGTTTTGGATTGGGCAgctgttatttcagtgtttatatTGTCACATCTTTGTGTCTAACTCACCTCCAgatacatttaaacattaactGCCTGACTGACAGCATCAGTGTGCACATGTGCCTGAAGGTCATGGAGCCTTTCTGCCAGAGTCGAGCAACACACTGGTTCTGACCTGTGAAGAGGTGATGGCAAACATGTGTTAATGCTCCACTGCACAAGACGCAAAGCCCCGACGTCTTTGTGTGGACCTTTGCTCCTGCTTGTCCTGTTAAAAACCCAAAGGACAGGCTTTTCACTGGTCACTCTGGCTCGAGAGACGCTCAGCATACAAACTAGAAGCCTGCTGGCTCTCAGACACAGAAGTTTGTTTGCTGGTTGAGGAAAAGAAATCAACAACTCTGCAACCATGACCACTTTTGACGACATCTTGGAAGAAGCCGGGAAGTTCGGCCGCTGTCAGAAGCGGATCTTCGCCCTGCTGTGCATGGTGTCCATGCCCTGGGCCGGTGTGTACGTCGGCATCGTCTTCCAGGGTTTCACCCCGGATCACTGGTGTCGGGACTCAGAGGTGGCGGAGAGGAGGCAGGAGTGCAGCTGGAGCCTGGCAGACAGTCGCAGGCTGACGGTGCCGCTGGTGAACAGCTCCGGGGTCCTGCAGCCGAGCACCTGCGAGCAGTACGAGGTGGACTGGAACAGCACAGGACTCACCTGTGACTCACAGGAACTGGACCTGAGCAGAACCCCCACAACTGGCTGCAAGAACGGCTGGGAGTACGACTATGAGGGGAGGCAGTCCTTCGTTACTGAGGTGAGAGAGAGTAAATGAAataagagaagagaagaaagcaaataaaatacaagatTGAGATaagtacttttttttcatgactatGATGAGAAGATGATGATCTTTGATAATATAAAACTATGACGGGATGCAGTGTTGTggaaagtacccaaaagtcatacttgagtaaaagatatcgtgttaaatgttatatataatatatataatgtaatatatactttggtaaaagtgaaagtcacccttAAGTCTCAAAGTAGACCACCTGATGATAAATATACTTCAGTATTGTTtctatttaaatgattttattattaaatgtattaaataaataataataacgataaaagatttatttataGCTCATTTAAAAGCAGTTTACAAAGTGCCTCGACACACAAGGAAAAGCAGgaaagacaatattacagaattaACACTCAACAGTCCAGTCAAACAGAAGGAAGCCAAGTCcaaggtgagttaaaacaaacaaggCAGAACACAAGTCAATATgagtcattacaagtaaaaggaataaaagctgTAAAACAGGCAAGaacacaggaagagaaagagagaagagaaatggaTAGACGAagagcagtaaaaggaataaaaagatAGAAAGATGAAGAATCTGTTTAAAGGGTGACTTCACATAAAAgcaagtctataaaagtgggttttaagaaatgatttaataaataaaaaaatgtatgtaagtatCAAaggtacaagtaaaagtaaattatacacatatttacaagTGTGTATTGTATAATGTGTGTCCCGATATGATCAGATCTGATTTTCAGCATTATTCTGATCACcaataaaacaaattcatttaGAAATGGACCACTTTGGCTCTGGTGCAGCAtctaatctgcaaagtaactaaagttatcaaaaaaattcaaatgtacTTACACTCCAATGTAGTGGAGTGTAAGtataaaggagcagaaaatggaaatgctcaagtacacaagtgcctcaaaattgtacttaagtgaaGTAagtaattgtacttagttacattccatcactgacaaaatgttttttggttttttttcgtTGACgagaataaaatgttaatgttgagcTATCGAAGgtatcacaacaaaacaacagaagcaaaaacaacagaaacaaaaacaaaagttccAAAAACTTTCCATAAACAAAATGGTCACAAGAtaaaagtttttcttcttttttttattcagtttcagGAAAAATATTAAGAGAAAAACGAATGCaatgattgatttattttgtgtgtgctgttgcaGTTCGACCTGGTGTGTTCAGACGCCTGGTTGGTGGACATGTTCCAGGCCACTCTCAACGTGGGCTTCCTGATTGGGAGCATCGCCATCGGCTACCTTGCAGACAGGTAAGTTCTGTGATCGACTGATTGGTTAAAATCACCTGAACTGTTCTCATTGGTTCATAAGAGTTACATCAGACAGAttcaactgatgtttttaactcTGACTTGTTTGTTCCGTCTTCAGGTTTGGCAGGAAAATGAGCTTCCTGATGTCCAACCTGTTGAATGGGATCGCAGGAATCCTGGTGGCCGTGGCTCCAAACTACGTGTCTCTTCTGGTTTTCAGAGCGTTGTACGGGTTCGGAGTGAAAGGAGGCTGGGTGGCGGGATACGTGCTGAGTAAGAACGACATTTAACCTCGAGActcaaacaaaattaaagaaacgctcctcttctttttcttgatGCGTGGAACCCTCTTCCCTCTCAGTCACAGAGCTCGTGGGTGTGGAGTACAGACGCACAGTCGGAGTCCTTTATCAGATGTTCTTCAGCGTCGgcatcctcatcctccctctgctgGCCTACTACATCACCGACTGGCGCTGGCTGCAGGTCGTCATCACCATCCCATACATCCTCTTCCTGTCCTACTACTGGTGAGAAGCACTTGTTCCGCTTTTATTTCATGCTTTTAAAAATTTCACTTTCTgagaagattttaaaaaaggaaaataaatattaatacattaataaatggtttataacacaGTTATTTATCTTTAAGCAGATACAAGGACATACATACAGAGTTGATTAATTTGATTGTCAACATTTATAACTTCTCCTGTatcaacagtaaataaatgatttgtAACAATAACATTTGATGAGATATGATCACATATGATGAGATAAGAATGTGACCTGTTGAACGTCAAGATTTAGTTGagtttgaataaaacatctCGACTCAAGGTCCATTTGCTAGATTTCTTCAGGAGCTTTCAGACGCATCTCGTGGCCTTCCTAAGAACAGAGTTTATATAAATACTTATTTTCTGTCACTCATTCGTTGTTTATAGTTGATAAAAATGGCATCAAAGTGTCCATATATGGCCTTACAACTACATTAtaatatttatgcatttattttgttcatttattgtttatatgCTACTTATAAATGTTCACTAGGGGATGTCAGTAAGGTGTTACCATCACCAGTGTCCATACTGTATCTGACACCggaaacactgaagaaaaattaaatatatctCGGAGGCGTCACTTTGAAACTCACCTGTGCAGCTGAAGTGATGTTTTTGATCAAATACCATACATATGATGATAAGTATGATGATGAAAGGATGTTGAAATATGCTGAAACCTTGTTTAATTGCATAGATAATCACATTATTACAAATGAAACTCATAAACATTCACAATAACCAACAATAAACATCAAAAACTTTTATTCGATTATTGATGATGATCACATTCTTTCAGTCCTCcgtgattaaaaaaacaagaaaaaagttgTATGTTTATACGCTTCATGAAAGTTTTGTATTTGCAGGTTTATCCCAGAGTCTCCAAGATGGCTTCTCTCTCAGAACCAAAAGTCCAAAGCTGTGAAGATCACTGAGGACATGGCCAAAGAGAACAAGATGACTCTGTCCAAGAACATCGAGGTAGCTGCTGGTTAAACAAAGacgaaacaaaacacacattaagaTCTTAAAGTATTTAAGTATATTACTGTTTTCTTCTGCAATTACATGTCTGCAAGTTTACCAGGGTACAGTAGCTTTAAAAAGAATAACAGCATGATTTCTCTCtgtaaaatgcaaaagaaatcaaaactTTACTGTCTTGTATGGACACCAGTAACATATAAAGATATTACACAATCATTAAACAAACTGTATGTCTGATCCTGCAGACTCTGGCGGATGATAACGCTGACTCACACACTGTCTCCTTCATGGACCTGATCAGAACtccaaaaatgagaaaacacacGTTCATTCTCAGCTACAACTGGTGagtatgtttatgtttgtagttacacatcatcattattatcattctTTGGAGCTCATGTACCATCGTCCCTCCGTCTCCTCCAGGTTCACCAGTGCTGTGGTCTACCAGGGTCTGATCATGAGGCTGGGTATTCTGGAAGGAAACGTCTACATCGACTTCCTCATCTCTGGCCTGGTGGAGTTCCCCGCCgccttcctcatcctcttcacCATCGAACGCATCGGCCGACGGCTTCCGTTCGCCACCGCTAACATCGTAGCTGGAGCCGCCTGCTTCATCACTGCATTCATTCCTGACAGTAAGTCTCAAGGGACAGGTGAAGATATGGAACAAGCCATTCAGATTTCATCAGATTATAATTTGTTGGTTCTCTAAAACTTgtttgaacatttctgtctgtccttgCAGGTATGTTGTGGTTCAAGACGGTGGTGGCCTGCATCGGTCGGCTGGGTATCACCATGGCCTTTGAGATGGTGGTGTTTGTTAACACGGAGCTCTACCCAACATTTGTCAGGTAAATTGTACAAACTGTACCTGCTCTTCATTCTTTGTTTGGAAGGAATGCAATCTTGTTTTTAACGACACTGACCACGCGTATTCTAAGTTCCTTTGGACTAGGGTATCTTAAAATGCGAGAATGACTAATGTTACATCATAaatgtcagcatgttaacatcCAGACGTTGTTACATCTAATGTTAACAAGCTGTCAGTATTTTAGTCTGCAACATTCTTGCTAAACTAACTGGTTGTTCTTGTGTCTGCAGGAACTTTGGAGTTTCAGTTTGTTCCACTCTGTGTGATGTTGGAGGCATCGTAGCTCCCTTCCTGCTCTACAGACTGGCTGTTATCTGGCTGGAGCTGCCGCTCATCATCTTTGGTGGGTTTTATATTATCATAGAGAGAACATGTTCACATAAACTCCTCATtgagctgatttaaaaaaaaagctgatgtGTTATTAAAGTTATGTTGGAATGTGTTGTGCAGGATCTCTTGCCTTCGTGGCTGGTGGTTTGGTGCTGCTGCTTCCTGAGACGAGGGGTGTGCCGCTGCCCGACACCATCGACGACATCGAGTTCCCAGAAAGGTGAGTTTATTTATGACCGGCTCTCAGACCATAACAAATAATGGTACCACACAAGAGGGATAAACTGAGTAAAAAGAATTGTATTTAACAAAGATGAATTTTTTCAGTTAACTCAACCAAATTACCAAGAAAATCAAAAAGACTAAAGCAAAGTGAGGTGGTGCCAGGGGAAGAGGGAGCCATCAGACTGGCAAGATGGGGGCAGGTTTTTTATTGAAACTAGGAGTCACTGGCCAGCTGCCTCCAATTCCTTGATGACCTCAAGGGACCAgcaacactgaaacaacaaacgcaacacagcaacaacacacaacacagccgGTCCCAGCAGAGCCCCCGGAGCCGTCACAGTATCCACAGCTGAatcaacacaaagaaagaaataatgtGGTTCTTTAACTTATCAGACTCATTTTGGACTTATTTTTGTATGTACATGTGGATATACATATTCTGGATGCAGTTTCTCACATATTATGTTGATATTATGTTGATGTTGTTATCATATGTATATCAATGATATACTATATGAaatcagggctgcaactgaggattattttcattatctataAATTAATTTCTCAGTTAATCGATTAATCTTTTGTCtacaaaatgtaatataaacatctttaaatgtcttgttttgtcagacaAACAGTCCAATAgccaaacatattcagtttactatcatgTACGCCAAAAAAGGAGCAACtcctcacatttcagaaaacttaACCAACGAATGTTTTcaatttttgctttaaaaaaatgacttaaataacGCTTAATTTATGTCatgtaattgtgtgtgttttcagatgtAAGGAGAAAGCTTTAATGAAGAACCAGCAGCTGACCAACCTGCTGCCCCAGAGCGACGTGTCGACCAACAAAGATACAGCAGTGGTTTAATCTCCTCCTGTGaccaaaatatttatttatgttgcttAACAGTGTTGCTTGTGGATATATTGGGTGCTTccttaatttgtgtttttgaccaaATAGTCAGCTAAATTaaagttttctgtttgtctgagaCCCTTATCAGCCCCACAGAATTTAGACTTTAGATTAaccattattatgtttttatgtgttgttgGAGGTGAAATATGTGTTAAGAGAATGGTGTGTGGACTAGTTATTACAGAAgtatattattaaattattaaagtgTTTTATCGTAAAACAACTTGGAATCCAATTCTTTTCCATAGAAACCCTGACGACTTCAATACTGGTCAGTTTGGTTACATCTTTGGTTTCCTTATCCAGCAGCTACTTTGTCAGAAATAGCAACCacacaaaacattgttttaacagCAATGGGATTTGATTTCATGCTGCACCTCTGACTATATAAAATATGGGCAGGTCTGAAAATGAAGGCAATGGCAATAGCAGTGCCTTAAaccagtcatgtttggatgccaGTGTAGGCATGCAAAGCCAGGAGTCGATGTAGTCCGCCATTGTTGTTCCTGGCGATGCTGGGAAATTGGAGACGTATACAGTGACTGAATGTTGTTACTCTACGGTGGCTCTCGTGCCCGAGGAAAAGCAAACCAGTTCTTAAAACTTTTGAACCAACTTCAACCAGCCCAAAAACAGCACTTGGTTTGCTTTGGTCAAAAGGGGGTATGAGAGCCTCCGATTGGTGATGATTTAAAGatgagattgtttttttgttacatgTTTACCCACATGGAGGCATTAAGGAAGCTACATTATGTAAGTGAAACTCCTGCCAACATGTACACGCCTGTTCCCAGTACAGCACAGCTCCTCATTTCACAGACTCTTCAATAACAAACCAAGTTACTCATACACTCTGGTATGCAAAGGTCAAGATGATCTACTGCTCATTAGTGAGATCAGTGCTTTATGTTTGCTgtgattatttaatgttttcttggATACAAATTAACACAGACAGATTATGCAATTAaagtaatatacagtatgtattgtgATTAAATataagatttctgcattaaaatgtctaaaaaaacaactagacctttgtcaTATATTAAGCTGAGTTGTGTACCAACAATGGACAAACCCAGAGAAGTCCACAAGTTTTACTCAAGGTaccagtgtgtttcatttggttgccagAGTCAGAAAGTTATGAAAGAAGTTGGCGAACGAGACTAAACGTACtgtaaattaaacttaaaaacatgaacatttctgctgagTTGTGTAGattgattttcatcagcaatggtcGGTTTCTTAACATTGTAGAACGCCAATGATCCCACGAGGGaggccccctagtggcagaaattacatactatccatttaaaattaaacatatCTGGTCATGTAAATAGCAAATTTCTCTCAACAGTGACTACATCTGCATTTTTAATCAACCTTTGGTAAACCATttatgaaaactgaaaataaagacagtttGAACTCAGCACAGGAATGGAAAACAACTATTTAGAGAGTTAAATACACAGTGTAAATATATTGctcttacttaaaaaaaatggcaacCAAAAATGGCATGAACAAGGTCCTGTTTACCCAACCCTTTATAGAACTGAAATATTCTTCTTAATAACCTATAGATATGCCAtgtgaaaagaaacactgaacagTCCGTTGAGAAAAATCATGGCAAAgggcataaaaataaaaaaaatcttaagaATGTGGCCTCCATCTACTGACCATTTCGTGAAGTTTCTTGACCTCTGCAAAAGCATAAATTCACCACTTTAAGTCCAGTGTGATCACATACAGAATTTGTTTGTAGAATAGTGAGACAACCCTGGTGCACTGCTGTTTACTACAATGTAATTCGTTAAACTGCCACTAGGTGTCCCTCTGTGCAGGTTTTTCTCAAATGCTGCACACATGAGCTTTAGGAATTAGTTCACTGACAG
This window harbors:
- the LOC141018476 gene encoding solute carrier family 22 member 2-like, encoding MTTFDDILEEAGKFGRCQKRIFALLCMVSMPWAGVYVGIVFQGFTPDHWCRDSEVAERRQECSWSLADSRRLTVPLVNSSGVLQPSTCEQYEVDWNSTGLTCDSQELDLSRTPTTGCKNGWEYDYEGRQSFVTEFDLVCSDAWLVDMFQATLNVGFLIGSIAIGYLADRFGRKMSFLMSNLLNGIAGILVAVAPNYVSLLVFRALYGFGVKGGWVAGYVLITELVGVEYRRTVGVLYQMFFSVGILILPLLAYYITDWRWLQVVITIPYILFLSYYWFIPESPRWLLSQNQKSKAVKITEDMAKENKMTLSKNIETLADDNADSHTVSFMDLIRTPKMRKHTFILSYNWFTSAVVYQGLIMRLGILEGNVYIDFLISGLVEFPAAFLILFTIERIGRRLPFATANIVAGAACFITAFIPDSMLWFKTVVACIGRLGITMAFEMVVFVNTELYPTFVRNFGVSVCSTLCDVGGIVAPFLLYRLAVIWLELPLIIFGSLAFVAGGLVLLLPETRGVPLPDTIDDIEFPERCKEKALMKNQQLTNLLPQSDVSTNKDTAVV